The DNA segment TCCTGTACAACATCTATTTTCTAGCCTATCCTAGTCCACTTAAAAAAGAGTGACGTGACACTAGTAAATAGCAATTAAATTGATTTCATAAACCAACAATGGACCATGGGtccatagtttaaaaaatactactCTCCTAATGTAATCTCCCTATTCTGAGCATACCCAGAATTGTAACTATGCGACATTACCacttaattattttatgtatatcttatataattAACTACATTTTAAACGATAAAGAACTGTTTTATTATTGTCACAATCCTTAAGATTTTTTGTACAGTTGATAGTTTTAAGTTTCCATCAGGTAAAtgaaacacaaacacatttacCACACACACAGATGACTGAAGTAACACTTACTATTATTAAACCACCTTGAAAATTAAGGGGAAAAATTTAACACCCTGATGTTATTGTTATTATGCAGACTAAAGCACTCCAAATTCTAGATGAAGTTCAAACAAAAATTACTTTATCTATGTCTGCTAATTCTCTTCTAACAAAAACCCCAGAAGTGACATAAATGAATGGCTCTCAAAGGGAGCAGGTAAGGATATTACCAGAATCCAGAATGACTTGGGGAACATTTTCGAACTATACTAGCCCCTTCCACACATCCTGACATTCCTCTCCTAAAGGTTAACAACTACTCCTATAGATCTTATCTTTTGAAATTCCCTTTCTTACTTTTTATCCTCACCTGGACAGAGGACTAGATGGATGGTGGCCACTCTTTCACGCTTATTTGGATCCCTGTACCTGAAAATACAGCTTCCTCTGTCTACTTCTTCTAGCTCAAAAAAAGAGGTAAATCCCTCTAAAAAGCTAAAGCCTTTAACACTTGCTTTTGACCTCACTCCTTCTTGACATCCAAGAAATCTTGTATTCACAAGTACCCTACCTCTCTGGCATCTACTCACTCCTTGTCTCCTTCTGCCCTCACTTATGTCTTTTTAGAAGTCTACCTTAGCCTCAATTTTACTGTACTACCATTTAATTCTTCCCTTAAACTGGTTTATAACCATATCATCCTTAGTATCATCAATGCttccattttttctcttcctattaCATCAGAAACTGTATATTATTCCTTTATTGAGAggaaaaaccaaagcaaaaacatAAACAGTTCTAGTTTTCATAATTCAGCCACACCTGTTCCCCCCACTACCTTCTTGTTCTCTCTTAACTGCAAATATTCCCCATggccttctgttttcttttcagatCTCCTTTGGCTTCAAACATGATTCTCAAATCACAcacctattatatgccaggtCTGCCAAGTCTTAAGCCTGGCACTGAAACTTACAATCTACTGAAGTTTTGCTTTATAAAAAACTATCAATCCTTCCCTGGCACAGGactattttgaaaacattaaatcacatttttaaaataagaatatggtactggcataaagacagacatatatataGAGCAATGGGATAAAACAGGGAGACCAGAAAATAAACCCTCACGTGAAATGATTTTCAGTAAGAACACCAACACCATTCAGTGGAGAAAGatcagtcttttcaacaaatggtgcagggaaaactggatatccacatgcaaataaATTGAGTTGGATCCTTACTTTAaccatataaaaaaaattaactcaaaatggatcaaatgcctgaatataagacctaaaactttctaactcttagaagaaaacatatggatAAAGCTTCATGGCACTGAATTTAGCAATGGTTTCTTTGAtctaacaccaaaagcacaggcaactaaagaaaaaatagggccaggtgcagtggctcatgcctgaaatcccagcactttgggaggccaaggccagcagatcacttgaggtcagcagttcgagactagcctggccaacatctctactaaacgtctctactaaaaatacaaaaaaattagccgagcgtggtggtgtgtgcctgtaatctcagctactcaggaggctgaggcaagagaatcacctgaacccaggaggcaaaggctgcagtgaatcgaggtcgtaccactgcactccagcctgggcgacagagtgggactccgtcagaaaaaaaaaaaaaaaaaaaaaaaggaaggaaggaaaataggtaagttagacttcatcaaaattaaaaacttttgtgcctaaaaggacacaatcaacagagtgagacggcaacccacagaatggaaaaaatatctgaaaagtatatatctgataaaggattgatatccagaatatataaagaacttctacaactcaataacaaaaaaacccaattaaaaaatgggcaaaagactggaatacaaatttttccaaagaagatatgcaaatgaccaataagcacatgaaaagatgctcaacattaatcatgagggaaatgcaaatcaaaatcacggtgagataccacttcatacccattaggatggctgttatcaaaaactAAAACCCCAAATATACAAgtgctagtgaggatgtggagaaattggaatccttgtgcatcgctggtgggaacataaaatggtgCGGCCACTGTGCAAAACAGTATAgcggttcctcaaaaaatgaaacactgaattaccatatgatccagcaatttcacttctgagtatataacCAATACAAGCGAAAGCAATGGCTCAAACAGGTATTTGTACAAACACATTTACAGCTGCATTATTCACATTAGCCTAAAGGTAGAAGCAATCCAAGtggccatcaacagatgaatggataaacaaaatgtggtatctacatacaatggaatattattcagcctgaaaaatgaagaaaatatgggtGCATGCTACAACACGGAGATCTCTGAAgatatgctaagtaaaataagccagtcacaaaaggtggttgccaggggctgggggtgtggTGGAATGGGAAGTTagtatttaatgggtacagagtttcagctgagaaagacagaagatttctacagatgaatagtggtgatggtagcacagtatgaatgtacttaataccactcaactttacatttaaaaatagttaacatggtaaattttatattttgccacaattttaaaaaaaataattaggtgTCGTGgcgcctgcctataatcccagcactttgggagcccaaggcaaagagaatcacttgagtccaggagttcaagatcagcctgagcaacgtggcaaaaccctgtctctacaaaaaatacaaaaattagctgggtgtggcagtgagcatctgtagttccagctactaaggagctgaggtgggaggactgcttgagcccaggaggtcgaggctgcagtgagccaagattgcaccactgcactccacgctgggtgacacagcgagaacctgtctcaaataatacTTACAAGTTCTCAATtcaataaattggacttcatcaaaaatttaaaatggtgCTAGTTCAAAAGAACATGGttacaaaatgaaaaggtaaacaacagattggaagaaaatatttataaagcatataTGTGCTATATACTATGCCTACTCTTTGACTTGATAACTGGTTGATGGCACACTGAAATTTACCATGGAAGATGAGGGCATGGGGCCCTGCTTTGACCTAGAtcagtaaataataatatattttgtttcctaTTGTTTTTCCCAGATATATAGCTTCCTCTAGGACCTCAACCCTCTTCATGAGGTCTTACAGGAAATTAGGCACCCAAGAACAAATGGGTTTCTAACCAAAAACTCTTAAAAGCACAATCTCTCCTTAATTCTTAACACCTTctaattactttttgttttgtttgtttgttttttgagacggagtctcactttgtcaccaggctggagtgtagtggtgcaatcttggctcactgcaacctccacctcctgggttcaagcgattctcctgcctcagactcctgagtggctgggactacaggtgctcaccaccacgcccagctaatttttgtatttttagtgaagacggggtttcaccatgttggccaggatgcaccatgttggccaggatggtctcgatctcttgacctcgtgaattacacacctcagcctcccaaagtgctgggattacaggcgtgagccaccgcacccggccctaataagatattttaaagagGCAATATACTCAAGAGCCCCTGGTGTaattcctggcacataataggtgcttagCAAATGTTAATCCTAAACAGTAGAGCCTTGCTACTTAAACTACAGTGCATGAGCCCAGCAGCAACTGTATCACCAAGATGCTTATAAGAAATGCAAAATCATGGGTTCCTCCACAAACCGACCACACCAGAATCTGCATCTTAACAAGATCCCCAGTAATTACTATATACATTCATGTTTCAGAAGTACTTCTGTAGAACACAGATCtgtaactttttctgtaaagggcccagtcacaaatattttagtctttgctGGCCAACAGGCAAAATCATATAGATACTTACATAACAAgacagaaacaattttttttttttttggagacactctgtcgcccaggctggatacAGAAACAATTTCCAAAAACTTTTTATTGACAAAATCCAAGATACAATAATgagtataatattttataataggccaggtgcagtggctcacgtctataatcccagcacgttgggagactgaggagggcggatcacttaaggtcaggagttcaagaccagcctggccaacgtggtgaaaccccatctctactaaaaatacaaaaatcagccaggtgtggtggcggatgcctgtaatcccagctacttaggaggctgaggcacaagaatcacttgaacccaggaggtagaggttgcagtgagccgagatcacaccacttcactccagcctgggtgacatgagaAGACcctatatgaaaaaataaataaataaataaacacacacacacacacacacacacacacacacacacttctttttttaataaaagtttgctaatgaaaagaatgaaattcttttTGAGAAGATAGCACCTCACTTAATTGGGGTTTCCTATCATCAAAATCTATTACAAATACTCAtctgttaaattttgttttgagacggagtcttgctctgttgcccagcctggagtgcagtggcacaatctcggctcactacaacctccaccgcccaggttcaagagattctcccacctcagcctcccaagtagccgggattacaggcacatgccaccatgcctggctaatttttgtaatttttttttttagtagaaacagggtttcaccatgttggcccagctgtttttgaactcctaatctcaagtgatcagcccacctgtgcctcctaaagtgctgggattacaggcatgagccaccacgcctggcctcatctGTTAATATTGATCTGCAGGCtaaacgcagtggctcacgtctgtaatcacaacactttgggaggccaagacaggtggattgtttgagcccaagagtccgagaccagcctgggcaacatagggagaacctgtctctacaaaaattaaaaaaataaaacctaaggtgtggtggtatgcacctatggtcgcagctactcaggaggctgaggtaggagaagcgCTTGGGGCCAGGAGATACAggcttgcagtgagtcatgattgtgccactgtactccagcctgggtgcagaaTGAGAGCACTtttgcttaaaaacaaacaaacaaaaaaacattgatCTGTAATGAGACTGCATGTATTtgtctttgaaaatgtcttttaacagaaacagatattgccaaatattGATATTAACCCACAAGCATGATTTTAATTGAGCATATTCATTACTGGGAAGGCAGTTATCCATTGGTTCTTCATTTGATATTTGCCTTTCAGTATGTCATCACAGTGCAGATTAATTACTTCCAATTCAAGGTTAGGTAGAAAGTTTCTCCActacaaaattaaacaaatttttgaaatatgGAACTTTCTGTGCATTTGTGTCAACTTCTGAAAAATGCTGTGGGAACTATAGTTTGAGACTAGAAAATACGTCCACTCATATTTATGTGGGAATGACAATCTAACTTCTTTGACAGCTTGAGAAATATATAAAGCAGCCTGAAATTATTTGGGATTTGAATATCAGTTGCCACTGAAATGACTTTACCACATTCTTTCAAATACAGGCACTATTTTGCCTTGAAATCTTAggttaaattcattttaaaaacattactcAATCTTCACAAAAAGCTAATTTCCAAAGCTAATTAGTATTTAATAGCAGTTGAGGGCAgttctctttattaaaaaaatttcaatctCAGCCTTTAGCTCAAACAATTGTGAAAATATACTTTACCACTTCTAAGCCAGTCAGGATATTTGTCCTGTTTCTAACAAAAATTAATGCAGCTGATGCTAGTTAAGTCCAAAAGAGCAAACTGACTTCACAGTTGACAGTACTGATTCAGTAACACAcatggatagatggaaatattttctgCAAAGTATCTGCCAATGAATAACCATAAACTATGAACTCCTCAGTTTTACAAGCTTTGTAAATTAGTCCAACTAAGCCTTTTGCTGCTCCGTATGTATTCTATCACCACCGCTTGCAGCACATCCTAGCAGATTCCACTTCAGATTGTACTTAGTGTTTTCTCAGCTTTGAAAATATTCTTGCCTGTAGTTGTTCTGCACAGACTATTCAGAGGCCAACTTTTCTGCCACTTCAAACTCGGAATTGACTCCTTGAATAAAGAACAACTGAATTGTATCAATAACATCTGCCGGCTCATCAAGAGCCGAGAAAAACCACTCCAAATCATTTGCCTTGTTTTTTAATTGACTAGTGATGTTGCTTCAAATGTCCTCAACTCTTAAATCAACTGTGCTTGCCAAAAAGCTAATAGCCtaaaacaagtttattttctcTGGACATAATTTTTTTGACTGcttcaataaaatacaatttaattaaCTCAACATCAGTAAATGGCTTTCCTTGCTTGGCAAACAAATAAGCCACTTGGAAACTTATTTTGGTGGCagcctcattttcatttttatgaagaaattatGCTGTGATGAGATATTCCATttttaagttttgtaatttttctattgCTTTGCTGAGAGTTGGACATAGTGTAGTATATGATTAGTCTAGTTACTTTCATGTATACTGTATTCCTCTATTGCAGCTCTAGTGTCACTTCATaataagagcaatgttttgctATTAAATTCAATAACAAAATAACCCACACTCCAATGTGCCTTAAAAGCACgtctatatttttct comes from the Pan troglodytes isolate AG18354 chromosome 13, NHGRI_mPanTro3-v2.0_pri, whole genome shotgun sequence genome and includes:
- the LOC129143313 gene encoding uncharacterized protein LOC129143313 — translated: MDNCLPSNEYAQLKSCLWVNINIWQYLFLLKDIFKDKYMQSHYRSMFFCLFVFKQKCSHSAPRLEYSGTIMTHCKPVSPGPKRFSYLSLLSSCDHRCIPPHLRFYFFNFCRDRFSLCCPGWSRTLGLKQSTCLGLPKCCDYRREPLRLACRSILTDEARRGGSCL